The following are encoded in a window of Panicum virgatum strain AP13 chromosome 5N, P.virgatum_v5, whole genome shotgun sequence genomic DNA:
- the LOC120676419 gene encoding putative transcription factor bHLH041, with product MDEVWCGLDLQQLQAGDPLAAPGLHDHDPFWPALADCAASFLAADTACFGVAGTDLSGGSASGKEAAAADGMDTTGFFAEDDSRHHLMPQEQQPVHSSSSLSSKRSLSVDSGGSWSTFFPLDDAPLAASGIFSSPSPSHPAPPAAAQDALAAADEDEALISAMMAVISSASPSSSESSSPPLSQDTTMAAAQAAVVQPPRPASGGNAGHVTVRSSSLAMGPEGTASLTSAAAAGRQQEEDAKAAAAGSNNSSQVYHMMSERKRREKLNDSFHTLRCLLPPCSKKDKTTVLINAASFLKTLEAQVSELEEKNTKLERYVPREGAGSGATAAAHRRAKVRISRTGPDERQVSLMVMVMVECDIVDLVLHLLECLRWMSGVSVLSVDADTYSPQALLKARANIKLQIMDDCDCWDEALFHEAMTKAVHEATSSPSSSSSCAAPAPLVAAA from the exons ATGGATGAAGTGTGGTGCGGCCTCGACCTGCAGCAGCTGCAGGCCGGCGACCCCCTCGCCGCGCCCGGCCTCCACGACCATGACCCCTTCTGGCCGGCTCTAGCGGA CTGCGCCGCCAGCTTCCTCGCCGCCGACACCGCGTGCTTCGGCGTCGCCGGCACCGACCTCTCCGGCGGCTCCGCCAGCGgaaaggaggcggcggcggcggacggcatgGACACGACCGGCTTCTTCGCCGAGGACGACAGCCGCCACCACCTGATGCCCCAAGAGCAGCAGCCGGTGCACTCGTCCTCGTCGCTCTCCTCCAAGCGCTCCCTCTCCGTCGACAGCGGCGGCTCCTGGTCCACCTTCTTCCCGCTCGACGACGCCCCCCTGGCCGCCTCGGGCATCTTCtcgtcgccctcgccctcgcaccccgcgccgccggccgccgcgcaggacgcgctcgccgccgccgacgaggacgaggcGCTCATAAGCGCCATGATGGCCGTCATCTCCtcggcgtcgccctcctcctccgagtcctcgtcgccgccgctgagCCAGGacaccaccatggccgccgcgcaggccgccgtaGTGCAGCCGCCGCGCCCAGCAAGCGGGGGCAACGCCGGCCACGTGACGGTCAGGAGCAGCAGCCTCGCCATGGGGCCGGAGGGGACCGCGTCGctgaccagcgccgccgccgccggccggcagcaggaggaggacgccaaggcggcggcggccggcagcaacaacagcagccAGGTCTACCACATGATGTCGGAGAGGAAGAGGCGGGAGAAGCTCAACGACAGCTTCCACACACTGAGGTGCCTCCTCCCACCGTGTTCCAAG AAGGACAAGACGACGGTGCTGATCAACGCGGCGAGCTTCCTGAAGACGCTGGAGGCGCAGGTCTCGGAGCTGGAGGAGAAGAACACCAAGCTGGAGAGATACGTCCCCCGCGagggcgccggcagcggcgccaccgcggcggcgcaccggaGAGCCAAGGTCCGTATCAGCAGGACGGGGCCGGACGAGCGGCAGGTGAGCctgatggtgatggtgatggtggAGTGCGACATCGTGGACCTGGTGCTGCACCTCCTCGAGTGCCTCCGGTGGATGAGCGGAGTGAGCGTGCTGTCCGTCGACGCCGACACCTACTCGCCGCAGGCGCTGCTCAAGGCCCGCGCCAACATCAAGCTGCAGATCATG GACGACTGCGACTGCTGGGACGAGGCGCTGTTCCACGAGGCGATGACGAAGGCCGTGCACGAGGCGACctcgtctccctcctcctcctcctcctgcgccgccccggccccgctCGTGGCCGCGGCCTAG
- the LOC120672492 gene encoding DENN domain and WD repeat-containing protein SCD1-like isoform X1, with the protein MGSSSRIFEYFVVCGLGPEIRALDGAKGFHGIEEMYMPAFLDQFPPSNHALYPPPPPQLPTCVLPAGVRIYSSGLDTDDISTYPRSYPIVLTEGDGSKIYVSCIAFRDPICEDIIEAYQIPANSFADKCICLVSHSPSFQVLRDALEEIFVLCFSPAGCSKPLWDTISHMVSHVTLPTPGKNRVLFSIENCLLSAEAPPKEWLPHADISFQPLVQCLDVDKLILLFTAVLLERRILLRSNKYTLLTLVSEAICHLIYPIRWQHVYIPIIFSSGVDYIDAPTPYMMGLHSGVDTSAVTMDGVVVVDLEYNRITTSEEIPPIPETEHSFLRGEILKLLQPNVMGIDFMKINLGSMGDYSLRSGTKSWGQEHDFQLRLIFLRFFAQILSGYRNFIDTASTTGFNSQAFLKKRSRATNQPVESMSMIMQFLETQGFLDYLERCNSAEENANNLLDKLQDATGRGQNPLNIFPSEVADPEIITIADPKTDGSEPGNRHCYKRFPANARTEEQEEKRKSILALASGASKQVPSSPSIRVHGGPKAESLSPRERAAERERMVLDIKVKLQGLWLRLLRLGATEDPLSSFEYGTILALIESDAEGIGGSGFVECIREHIHSGWQCRLTDEQFIAVKELLKMAITLANSRNDLATIRDALEVSAEMYRKDPNNVQDYVQRHLLSLSVWEELRFWDFYFEYLMENCSNKSTNYVTLVTAQLIVMATHMAGLGLPDIDSWNMIEKIAERNNLGYKQLIKLRALLTHLQQLRIGYWGVATGKSQPLQSYGMASPHAIDVSDESQQPAEASGLGRSWVHSMFSRDRSLRTSSFNRANDTNAVATTGKTDISAAQKKTQTNMRTLRGHTGAITALHCVTRKEVWDLVGDREDAGFFISGSTDCTVKIWDPSLRGSELRATLKGHTRTIRTISSDRGKIVSAGDDQSVIVWDKQTFKLLEELKGHEAPVSSVRMLSGERVLTASHDGTVKMWDVRTDTCVATVGRCQSAVLCMEYDDSTGILAAAGRDVMVHVWDIRSSKQMFKLQGHTKWIRSMKMNGETIITGSDDWTARVWSLNRGTCDAVLACHAGPILCVEYSPSDKGIITGSSDGLIRFWENEGGIKCVKNLTLHTASVLSISAGDHWLGIGAADNSMSLFHRPQERFGGFSNAGSKAAGWQLYRTPQKTAAVVRCIASDLDRKRICSGGRNGLLRLWDATTSI; encoded by the exons ATGGGGTCGTCGTCGCGGATCTTCGAGTACTTCGTGGTGTGCGGGCTGGGCCCGGAGATCCGGGCGCTGGACGGCGCCAAGGGCTTCCACGGCATCGAGGAGATGTACATGCCGGCCTTCCTCGACCAGTTCCCGCCCTCCAACCATGCGCTgtatcctccgccgccgccgcagctccccaCC TGTGTTTTGCCAGCGGGAGTAAGAATATACTCTTCAGGGCTGGACACAGACGATATCTCAACTTATCCACGTAGTTATCCTATAGTTTTGACAG AGGGAGATGGTTCAAAAATTTATGTCAGTTGTATTGCATTTCGGGATCCTATTTGTGAAGATATTATTGAAGCTTATCAAATTCCGGCAAACTCCTTTGCTGATAAATGCATCTGCCTTGTGTCCCATTCTCCTAGTTTCCAAGTCCTTCGTGATGCCCTTGAGGAAATATTTGTTCTTTGTTTTTCTCCAGCAGGGTGTAG CAAGCCATTGTGGGACAcaatatctcatatggtgtcacATGTGACACTACCAACACCTGGAAAGAACCGTGTCTTATTTTCCATTGAGAATTGCCTTCTTTCTGcagaagctcctccaaaagaatGGCTTCCCCACGCTGAT ATATCATTCCAGCCATTGGTGCAGTGCCTGGATGTTGATAAACTAATACTTCTCTTTACTGCTGTCCTGCTTGAAAGAAGGATATTGCTGCGATCAAATAA GTATACCCTATTGACTCTAGTTTCAGAAGCCATTTGCCATTTAATATACCCAATTAGGTGGCAG CATGTCTATATTCCAATAATATTCTCTAGTGGGGTTGACTACATTGATGCTCCGACACCCTACATGATGGGACTTCATTCTGGTGTTGACACGTCTGCGGTGACTATGGATGGT GTAGTGGTGGTAGATCTTGAGTACAACCGGATAACAACATCGGAAGAAATTCCTCCAATACCAGAAACTGAACATAGTTTTTTGCGTGGTGAGATATTAAAACTACTACAACCCAATGTCATGGGTATTGATTTCATGAAAATCAATCTTGGCAGTATGGGTGACTATTCATTAAGATCTGGCACAAAATCTTGGGGCCAGGAGCATGACTTCCAACTTAG GCTGATATTTTTAAGATTCTTTGCACAGATTTTAAGTGGTTACCGTAACTTCATT GATACTGCATCAACAACTGGTTTCAATTCTCAAGCGTTTCTTAAAAAGCGTTCTCGAGCAACTAATCAGCCTGTCGAGTCCATGTCAATG ATTATGCAGTTTTTAGAGACTCAGGGGTTCTTGGATTATCTGGAGAGATGCAATAGTGCAGAAGAAAATGCCAACAACCTTCTGGATAAGTTGCAGGATGCCACCGGCAGAGGACAAAACCCTCTAAACATCTTTCCTTCTGAAGTTGCTGATCCTGAGATTATAACAATAGCTGACCCTAAGACTGATGGTTCAG AACCAGGCAATAGGCACTGCTATAAAAGGTTTccagcaaatgcaagaacagaagaacaagaagaaaaacGCAAGTCAATACTGGCATTAGCTAGTGGGGCTAGTAAGCAAGTACCAAG TTCTCCTTCTATCCGAGTACATGGGGGTCCAAAGGCAGAAAGTCTGAGTCCAAGAGAGAGGGCC GCTGAGAGAGAAAGGATGGTTCTGGATATTAAAGTAAAGCTCCAG GGACTCTGGCTTCGTCTTCTGAGACTTGGGGCAACTGAGGATCCTCTCTCATCTTTTGAATATGGCACAATCCTAG CCTTGATTGAGTCTGATGCAGAAGGCATTGGGGGAAGTGGCTTTGTTGAATGCATCAGAGAGCATATTCATTCG GGCTGGCAATGCCGCTTGACTGATGAGCAGTTTATTGCTGTAAAAGAATTG CTCAAGATGGCTATAACTCTCGCCAACTCCCGCAATGACCTGGCAACCATTAGagatgctcttgaagtttctgcCGAAATGTACAGGAAAGATCCAAACAATGTTCAAGACTACGTTCAGCGTCATCTCTTATCCTTGTCAGTATGGGAGGAGCTTCG CTTCTGGGATTTCTACTTTGAATATTTGATGGAAAATTGTTCCAACAA GTCAACAAACTATGTAACATTAGTTACTGCACAACTCATTGTCATGGCAACTCACATG GCTGGATTGGGATTACCTGACATTGATTCTTGGAATATGATTGAGAAAATAGCTGAGAGAAATAACTTGGGTTATAAGCAGCTT ATCAAACTTAGAGCATTGCTCACACATCTGCAACAACTCCGCATTGGCTATTGGGGGGTTGCTACAGGGAAAAGCCAGCCACTGCAATCATATGGCATGGCTTCACCTCATGCGATTGATGTGTCTGATGAAAGCCAACAACCTGCTGAAGCATCTGGGTTGGGCCGAAGTTGGGTGCATAGTATGTTCAGCAGAGACAGAAGTTTAAGAACGAGCTCATTCAACAGAGCAA ATGATACAAATGCTGTTGCTACTACGGGCAAAACTGACATATCTGCTGCACAAAAGAAAACTCAAACAAACATGAGGACCCTTAGAGGACATACAGGTGCTATCACTGCTCTTCATTGCGTAACAAGAAAGGAGGTCTGGGATCTAGTTGGTGATCGTGAAGATGCTGGCTTTTTCATCAGTGGAAGCACAGATTGCACG GTAAAAATTTGGGATCCAAGTTTGCGTGGTTCTGAACTTCGAGCAACACTTAAAGGGCATACGAG GACAATTCGAACAATCAGTTCAGATCGTGGTAAAATAGTTTCTGCAGGTGATGATCAGTCTGTCATTGTCTGGGATAAGCAGACTTTTAAGCTTTTAGAAGAGCTTAAGGGCCATGAGGCACCG GTTAGTTCAGTCCGGATGCTCTCAGGAGAACGTGTCCTTACTGCATCCCATGATGGTACTGTGAAGATGTGGGATGTCCGGACTGATACTTGTGTTGCTACCGTGGGTCGTTGTCAAAGTGCTGTTCTCTGTATGGAATATGATGATTCCACTGGAATTCTGGCAGCTGCTGGAAGAGATGT AATGGTGCATGTCTGGGATATTCGCTCCAGTAAGCAGATGTTCAAGCTTCAAGGGCATACAAAGTGGATAAG ATCAATGAAAATGAATGGAGAAACCATAATAACGGGGAGTGATGATTGGACTGCTAGAGTGTGGTCCCTTAACCGGGGAACATGCGATGCAGTGTTAGCATGCCATGCTGGTCCCATACTCTGCGTTGAATACTCACCTTCAGATAAAGGAATTATTACTG GTTCGTCTGATGGGCTCATACGATTTTGGGAAAATGAAG GAGGAATAAAATGTGTAAAGAATCTGACACTTCACACAGCATCGGTTCTGTCCATTAGTGCCGGTGATCACTGGCTAGGAATTGGCGCTGCTGATAATTCTATGTCTCTTTTCCATCGGCCGCAAGAAAGATTTGGTGGTTTCTCAAATGCAGGATCAAAAGCTGCAGGATGGCAGCTTTACAGAACTCCCCAGAAAACTGCTGCTGTG GTGAGGTGTATAGCATCAGATCTGGATAGGAAAAGAATATGCAGTGGTGGTCGCAATGGACTTCTTCGGCTTTGGGATGCGACCACAAGTATCTAG
- the LOC120672492 gene encoding DENN domain and WD repeat-containing protein SCD1-like isoform X2 produces MLSAFSKPLWDTISHMVSHVTLPTPGKNRVLFSIENCLLSAEAPPKEWLPHADISFQPLVQCLDVDKLILLFTAVLLERRILLRSNKYTLLTLVSEAICHLIYPIRWQHVYIPIIFSSGVDYIDAPTPYMMGLHSGVDTSAVTMDGVVVVDLEYNRITTSEEIPPIPETEHSFLRGEILKLLQPNVMGIDFMKINLGSMGDYSLRSGTKSWGQEHDFQLRLIFLRFFAQILSGYRNFIDTASTTGFNSQAFLKKRSRATNQPVESMSMIMQFLETQGFLDYLERCNSAEENANNLLDKLQDATGRGQNPLNIFPSEVADPEIITIADPKTDGSEPGNRHCYKRFPANARTEEQEEKRKSILALASGASKQVPSSPSIRVHGGPKAESLSPRERAAERERMVLDIKVKLQGLWLRLLRLGATEDPLSSFEYGTILALIESDAEGIGGSGFVECIREHIHSGWQCRLTDEQFIAVKELLKMAITLANSRNDLATIRDALEVSAEMYRKDPNNVQDYVQRHLLSLSVWEELRFWDFYFEYLMENCSNKSTNYVTLVTAQLIVMATHMAGLGLPDIDSWNMIEKIAERNNLGYKQLIKLRALLTHLQQLRIGYWGVATGKSQPLQSYGMASPHAIDVSDESQQPAEASGLGRSWVHSMFSRDRSLRTSSFNRANDTNAVATTGKTDISAAQKKTQTNMRTLRGHTGAITALHCVTRKEVWDLVGDREDAGFFISGSTDCTVKIWDPSLRGSELRATLKGHTRTIRTISSDRGKIVSAGDDQSVIVWDKQTFKLLEELKGHEAPVSSVRMLSGERVLTASHDGTVKMWDVRTDTCVATVGRCQSAVLCMEYDDSTGILAAAGRDVMVHVWDIRSSKQMFKLQGHTKWIRSMKMNGETIITGSDDWTARVWSLNRGTCDAVLACHAGPILCVEYSPSDKGIITGSSDGLIRFWENEGGIKCVKNLTLHTASVLSISAGDHWLGIGAADNSMSLFHRPQERFGGFSNAGSKAAGWQLYRTPQKTAAVVRCIASDLDRKRICSGGRNGLLRLWDATTSI; encoded by the exons ATGCTTTCTGCTTTCAGCAAGCCATTGTGGGACAcaatatctcatatggtgtcacATGTGACACTACCAACACCTGGAAAGAACCGTGTCTTATTTTCCATTGAGAATTGCCTTCTTTCTGcagaagctcctccaaaagaatGGCTTCCCCACGCTGAT ATATCATTCCAGCCATTGGTGCAGTGCCTGGATGTTGATAAACTAATACTTCTCTTTACTGCTGTCCTGCTTGAAAGAAGGATATTGCTGCGATCAAATAA GTATACCCTATTGACTCTAGTTTCAGAAGCCATTTGCCATTTAATATACCCAATTAGGTGGCAG CATGTCTATATTCCAATAATATTCTCTAGTGGGGTTGACTACATTGATGCTCCGACACCCTACATGATGGGACTTCATTCTGGTGTTGACACGTCTGCGGTGACTATGGATGGT GTAGTGGTGGTAGATCTTGAGTACAACCGGATAACAACATCGGAAGAAATTCCTCCAATACCAGAAACTGAACATAGTTTTTTGCGTGGTGAGATATTAAAACTACTACAACCCAATGTCATGGGTATTGATTTCATGAAAATCAATCTTGGCAGTATGGGTGACTATTCATTAAGATCTGGCACAAAATCTTGGGGCCAGGAGCATGACTTCCAACTTAG GCTGATATTTTTAAGATTCTTTGCACAGATTTTAAGTGGTTACCGTAACTTCATT GATACTGCATCAACAACTGGTTTCAATTCTCAAGCGTTTCTTAAAAAGCGTTCTCGAGCAACTAATCAGCCTGTCGAGTCCATGTCAATG ATTATGCAGTTTTTAGAGACTCAGGGGTTCTTGGATTATCTGGAGAGATGCAATAGTGCAGAAGAAAATGCCAACAACCTTCTGGATAAGTTGCAGGATGCCACCGGCAGAGGACAAAACCCTCTAAACATCTTTCCTTCTGAAGTTGCTGATCCTGAGATTATAACAATAGCTGACCCTAAGACTGATGGTTCAG AACCAGGCAATAGGCACTGCTATAAAAGGTTTccagcaaatgcaagaacagaagaacaagaagaaaaacGCAAGTCAATACTGGCATTAGCTAGTGGGGCTAGTAAGCAAGTACCAAG TTCTCCTTCTATCCGAGTACATGGGGGTCCAAAGGCAGAAAGTCTGAGTCCAAGAGAGAGGGCC GCTGAGAGAGAAAGGATGGTTCTGGATATTAAAGTAAAGCTCCAG GGACTCTGGCTTCGTCTTCTGAGACTTGGGGCAACTGAGGATCCTCTCTCATCTTTTGAATATGGCACAATCCTAG CCTTGATTGAGTCTGATGCAGAAGGCATTGGGGGAAGTGGCTTTGTTGAATGCATCAGAGAGCATATTCATTCG GGCTGGCAATGCCGCTTGACTGATGAGCAGTTTATTGCTGTAAAAGAATTG CTCAAGATGGCTATAACTCTCGCCAACTCCCGCAATGACCTGGCAACCATTAGagatgctcttgaagtttctgcCGAAATGTACAGGAAAGATCCAAACAATGTTCAAGACTACGTTCAGCGTCATCTCTTATCCTTGTCAGTATGGGAGGAGCTTCG CTTCTGGGATTTCTACTTTGAATATTTGATGGAAAATTGTTCCAACAA GTCAACAAACTATGTAACATTAGTTACTGCACAACTCATTGTCATGGCAACTCACATG GCTGGATTGGGATTACCTGACATTGATTCTTGGAATATGATTGAGAAAATAGCTGAGAGAAATAACTTGGGTTATAAGCAGCTT ATCAAACTTAGAGCATTGCTCACACATCTGCAACAACTCCGCATTGGCTATTGGGGGGTTGCTACAGGGAAAAGCCAGCCACTGCAATCATATGGCATGGCTTCACCTCATGCGATTGATGTGTCTGATGAAAGCCAACAACCTGCTGAAGCATCTGGGTTGGGCCGAAGTTGGGTGCATAGTATGTTCAGCAGAGACAGAAGTTTAAGAACGAGCTCATTCAACAGAGCAA ATGATACAAATGCTGTTGCTACTACGGGCAAAACTGACATATCTGCTGCACAAAAGAAAACTCAAACAAACATGAGGACCCTTAGAGGACATACAGGTGCTATCACTGCTCTTCATTGCGTAACAAGAAAGGAGGTCTGGGATCTAGTTGGTGATCGTGAAGATGCTGGCTTTTTCATCAGTGGAAGCACAGATTGCACG GTAAAAATTTGGGATCCAAGTTTGCGTGGTTCTGAACTTCGAGCAACACTTAAAGGGCATACGAG GACAATTCGAACAATCAGTTCAGATCGTGGTAAAATAGTTTCTGCAGGTGATGATCAGTCTGTCATTGTCTGGGATAAGCAGACTTTTAAGCTTTTAGAAGAGCTTAAGGGCCATGAGGCACCG GTTAGTTCAGTCCGGATGCTCTCAGGAGAACGTGTCCTTACTGCATCCCATGATGGTACTGTGAAGATGTGGGATGTCCGGACTGATACTTGTGTTGCTACCGTGGGTCGTTGTCAAAGTGCTGTTCTCTGTATGGAATATGATGATTCCACTGGAATTCTGGCAGCTGCTGGAAGAGATGT AATGGTGCATGTCTGGGATATTCGCTCCAGTAAGCAGATGTTCAAGCTTCAAGGGCATACAAAGTGGATAAG ATCAATGAAAATGAATGGAGAAACCATAATAACGGGGAGTGATGATTGGACTGCTAGAGTGTGGTCCCTTAACCGGGGAACATGCGATGCAGTGTTAGCATGCCATGCTGGTCCCATACTCTGCGTTGAATACTCACCTTCAGATAAAGGAATTATTACTG GTTCGTCTGATGGGCTCATACGATTTTGGGAAAATGAAG GAGGAATAAAATGTGTAAAGAATCTGACACTTCACACAGCATCGGTTCTGTCCATTAGTGCCGGTGATCACTGGCTAGGAATTGGCGCTGCTGATAATTCTATGTCTCTTTTCCATCGGCCGCAAGAAAGATTTGGTGGTTTCTCAAATGCAGGATCAAAAGCTGCAGGATGGCAGCTTTACAGAACTCCCCAGAAAACTGCTGCTGTG GTGAGGTGTATAGCATCAGATCTGGATAGGAAAAGAATATGCAGTGGTGGTCGCAATGGACTTCTTCGGCTTTGGGATGCGACCACAAGTATCTAG